A section of the Humulus lupulus chromosome 2, drHumLupu1.1, whole genome shotgun sequence genome encodes:
- the LOC133814260 gene encoding uncharacterized protein LOC133814260 — protein sequence MSSAVMQHHEGDGGANPPPDPMQIQADCERVTTKTKRRGINKGFSTREARVALGRPLPLEWDVRGKTYKEIGDYSQHFSREIGILIRQYADPDYDRWDKVPSEVRDRILPRLEDDLFDIGRSRYASENLPGILLGIQRSCADHYSEWKNDLSTHLKKNGRAHPPDGLVVEKWQKALQYFDRPEVKRRSETNSANRAKQKQRSVQGSQSTPALS from the exons ATGTCTTCTGCGGTTATGCAACATCACGAAGGTGATGGTGGGGCAAATCCTCCTCCAGATCCAATGCAGATACAGGCTGATTGTGAGAGAG TGACGACTAAAACGAAAAGGCGCGGCATCAACAAGGGGTTTTCAACTCGAGAAGCTAGAGTTGCATTAGGTAGACCACTACCACTGGAGTGGGATGTTCGAgggaagacttacaaagaaaTTGGTGATTATTCCCAACATTTCTCTAGAGAGATCGGCATTCTCATTCGACAATATGCCGATCCCGACTACGACCGATGGGATAAAGTACCCAGCGAAGTTAGAGATCGCATACTTCCTCGTCTAGAG GATGATTTATTCGACATTGGTCGAAGTCGATATGCCTCAGAGAACCTCCCCGGCATTCTTTTGGGCATTCAACGGTCGTGCGCTGATCATTACTCGGAGTGGAAGAATGACTTGTCCACTCATTTAAAAAAGAATGGTCGAGCACATCCTCCTGATGGTTTGGTGGTGGAGAAATGGCAGAAGGCGCTCCAGTATTTTGATCGCCCTGAAGTGAAG AGGCGTTCTGAGACTAACTCTGCGAACCGtgcaaaacaaaaacagagaagCGTACAGGGTTCACAGTCTACGCCAGCCCTTT CGTGA